The proteins below are encoded in one region of Saccopteryx leptura isolate mSacLep1 chromosome 1, mSacLep1_pri_phased_curated, whole genome shotgun sequence:
- the SRSF12 gene encoding serine/arginine-rich splicing factor 12 isoform X2: protein MKSKERHPCSPSDHRRSRSPSQRRTRSRSSSWGRNRRRSDSLKESRHRRFSYSQSKSRSKSLPRRSTSARQSRTPRRNSGSRGRSRSKSLEKRSKSIGKSQSSSPQKQTSSGTKSRSHGRHSDSIARSPCKSPKGYTNSETKAQTAKHSHFRSHSRSRSYRHKNSW from the exons ATGAAATCAAAAGAACGTCACCCTTGTTCTCCAAGTGATCATAGGAGATCAAGAAGCCCCAGCCAACGGAGAACTCGAAGTAGAAGTTCTTCATGGGGAAGAAATAGGAGGCGGTCTGATAGCCTTAAAGA GTCTCGACACAGGCGATTTTCTTACAGCCAGTCTAAATCTCGCTCCAAATCACTACCAAGGCGGTCTACCTCAGCAAGGCAGTCAAGAACTCCAAGAAGGAATTCTGGTTCTAGAGGACGGTCAAGGTCCAAGTCCCTAGAAAAAAGGTCCAAATCAATAGGAAAATCACAATCAAGTTCACCTCAAAAGCAGACTAGCTCAGGAACAAAGTCAAGATCACATGGAAGACATTCTGACTCCATAGCAAGATCCCCATGTAAATCTCCTAAAGGGTATACCAATTCTGAAACTAAAGCACAAACAGCAAAACACTCTCATTTTCGATCACATTCCAGATCTCGGAGTTATCGTCATAAAAACAGTTGGTGA
- the SRSF12 gene encoding serine/arginine-rich splicing factor 12 isoform X1, whose product MSRYTRPPNTSLFVRNVADATRPEDLRREFGRYGPIVDVYIPLDFYTRRPRGFAYVQFEDVRDAEDALYNLNRKWVCGRQIEIQFAQGDRKTPGQMKSKERHPCSPSDHRRSRSPSQRRTRSRSSSWGRNRRRSDSLKESRHRRFSYSQSKSRSKSLPRRSTSARQSRTPRRNSGSRGRSRSKSLEKRSKSIGKSQSSSPQKQTSSGTKSRSHGRHSDSIARSPCKSPKGYTNSETKAQTAKHSHFRSHSRSRSYRHKNSW is encoded by the exons GCCTGAGGACTTGCGTCGTGAGTTTGGTCGGTATGGCCCTATAGTAGACGTTTACATTCCACTTGACTTCTACACCCGCCGCCCAAGAGGATTTGCTTATGTTCA ATTTGAAGATGTTCGCGATGCTGAAGATGCTCTTTATAATCTCAATAGAAAGTGGGTATGTGGCCGTCAGATTGAAATACAGTTTGCACAAGGTGATCGCAAAA CACCAGGCCAGATGAAATCAAAAGAACGTCACCCTTGTTCTCCAAGTGATCATAGGAGATCAAGAAGCCCCAGCCAACGGAGAACTCGAAGTAGAAGTTCTTCATGGGGAAGAAATAGGAGGCGGTCTGATAGCCTTAAAGA GTCTCGACACAGGCGATTTTCTTACAGCCAGTCTAAATCTCGCTCCAAATCACTACCAAGGCGGTCTACCTCAGCAAGGCAGTCAAGAACTCCAAGAAGGAATTCTGGTTCTAGAGGACGGTCAAGGTCCAAGTCCCTAGAAAAAAGGTCCAAATCAATAGGAAAATCACAATCAAGTTCACCTCAAAAGCAGACTAGCTCAGGAACAAAGTCAAGATCACATGGAAGACATTCTGACTCCATAGCAAGATCCCCATGTAAATCTCCTAAAGGGTATACCAATTCTGAAACTAAAGCACAAACAGCAAAACACTCTCATTTTCGATCACATTCCAGATCTCGGAGTTATCGTCATAAAAACAGTTGGTGA